CGCCGCGAGCCACGTCATCACCGCCAGCGTGCAGGCGAGCGCGGCGAAGAAGATCGCCGTCGGCAGCGTCCAGGCCATCCATGCGATGGATTCCATCGTCGCCTCCTCTAGACTCTGCCGAGCGCGAAGCCGCGCGCGATGTAGTTGCGGACGAACCAGATCACGAGCGCACCCGGAATGATGGTGAGCACGCCCGCGGCCGCGAGCAGACCCCAATCCATGCCGGCTGCCGACACCGTGCGCGTCATGATCGCCGCGATCGGCTTGGCCTGCACCGAGGTCAGCGTGCGCGCGAGCAGCAGCTCGACCCAGGAGAACATGAAGCAGAAGAAGGCGGCGACGCCGATGCCGCTCGCGATCAACGGCACCAGGATCTTGATGAAGAAGCGCGGGAAGGAATAGCCGTCGAGGAAGGCGGTCTCGTCAATCTCGCGCGGCACGCCGGAGACGAAGCCCTCCAGGATCCACACAGCGAGCGGCACGTTGAAGATGCAGTGCGCGAGCGCAACGGCCCAAGGAGTATCAAAGAGCCCGATCGCCGAATAGAGATTGAAGAACGGCAGCGCATAGACCGCGGCCGGCGCCATGCGGTTCGACAGCAG
The DNA window shown above is from Bradyrhizobium sp. CB1650 and carries:
- a CDS encoding carbohydrate ABC transporter permease; the protein is MHSIPGRRVIMALFLIFLLLPIYWLVNMSFKTNSEIVSTMTLWPHTPTLQHYKRIFTDESWYSGYINSLEYVVLNTIISISVALPAAYAFSRYRFLGDKHLFFWLLSNRMAPAAVYALPFFNLYSAIGLFDTPWAVALAHCIFNVPLAVWILEGFVSGVPREIDETAFLDGYSFPRFFIKILVPLIASGIGVAAFFCFMFSWVELLLARTLTSVQAKPIAAIMTRTVSAAGMDWGLLAAAGVLTIIPGALVIWFVRNYIARGFALGRV